TGGATGCCGATATCGGGACACCGGTAAGGCTGTGGGGCGACGGCCTGCCGGCCAGCGAGATCGCCGCGGCGGCTGGCACCATCGATTACGAGCTGTTCTGCAACGTCAAACGTGCGCGGTTTGATTACCAAGGCTAAGACTCACACCAGCCTGTCGGCATCCTTGCCGAACACCTCGACCAGATAATCCACAAAGCAGCGTACCGCCGGGAGCAAGCCGCGCCGATGCGCATACACGGCCTGCAACCAGGCTTCGGGCATATGCCAGCCTGGCAGTACCCGCACCAGGGTGCCTGCCGCCAGCTCTTCCTCGCAGTACACCTCGGGCAGCATGGTCACGCCCAGCGCCGCCAGCGCCCCGGCCTTCCGCAAGATGAAATCGTCCGCGCCCAGGCGTGGCTCGGTCACCACCTCCACGCGGTGGCCGTTGGGCCCCTGCAAGGGCCAGCGTGTGCGCCTGTCCATATCCAGCGCGCCCAGCGAGGGTAGCTCAGCCAGTTGCTCGGGGGTATCGAGCACACGCCCGGCCAGCAGATGGGGATGCGCGACCAGAATCGATTCGGCGCGGCGCAAGCGGCGAGCAACCAGCGAGGCGTCCTCATCACCGGGGGCGCGTACACGCAGGGCAATGTCCACGCCCTCCTCGATCACGTCCACGCGGCGATTGGTGAGCAGCACTTCCAGCCGCACCTTCGGGTACAGCGCCAGAAAACCCGGTACCACGCTGGTCAGCTGCGTCTGTGCCAGGCTCACCGGGCACGATACGCGCAAGCGTCCGCGCGGCTCCGCACTCAGCGCCGCCACCGCCTCCTCGGCCGCATCAGCCTCCAGCAACATGGCCAGGCAATGCTGGTGGAAACGCTCGCCCACTTCAGTAAGCACCAGCTTGCGCGTCGTGCGGTGCAGCAAGCGCACACCCAAACGCGCTTCCAACTCGGCCACCCGGCGCGAGAGCGTGGACTTGGGCATCCCCAACAGGCGCCCTGCGGCGGCAAAGCCCCCCGCTTCCACCACGCGCGCAAAGTAATGCAGATCATTGAGGTCTTGCATCAATTGAACTCACCAATGGAACAATGCATCGCATTCTAGCCATCTAGTTCGACATTCGCCGCATCAATACTATGCATTCCAAGACAGCGCCACTTCGGCGACGACTTTGGAGATAGCCATGAAACTGCTGCATATCGATTCGAGCATCCTCGGTGACCATTCCGCTTCGCGTCAGCTCAGCCGTGAAGCCGTCGAAGCCTGGCGCGTGGCAGAACCCACTGCCATCGTCAGCTACCGCGATCTGGCCGCCGATGCGCCCAACTTCCTCAGCGGCCTGAGCCTCGCTGCCAACGCCACCCCGGCCGAACTGCGCGATGCTGCGCAAAAACACGAAGCCGCGCTGTCGGAGCAGATCCTCAACGAATTCCTCGCGGCCGACGCCATCGTCATCGGCGCACCGATGTACAACTTCTCGATCCCCAGCCAGCTCAAGGCCTGGATCGACCGTATCGCCGTGGCCGGCAAGACCTTCCGCTACGGCCCGAACGGCCCCGAAGGTCTGGCTGGTGGCAAGAAGGTCATCATCGTCTCGACCGCAGGCGGCCAGCACGCAGGCCAGCCCACGGCAGCAGCGCACGATGAATACCTGAAGCTGGTACTGCAGTTTGTTGGCATCACCGACATCACCATCGTCCATGCCCATGGCCTGGCGATGGGCCCTGCGGCCCGTGATGCCGGGATTGCCCACGCCCGCGCCCAGCTCACCGCCGTGTTTGACGCCGTAACGATTTGATCTGTAGCGACATGTTTCTTACTACACGGCGCGCTCAGGCGGACGAGCGGGCGCGCCGTGCTAGACTTGCGCGTTCTGGAAACCCGCCATCCGCCCACTGCGGCTGGCACGCAGCGCGAGGTTGAATCATGCCGGGCAGTACATTGGGCTTGCTGTTTACCGTTACCTCATTCGGCGAAAGCCACGGCCCCGGCATCGGGTGTGTGGTGGATGGCTGCCCACCGGGCCTGAGCATCAGCGAGGCCGATATCCAGCTGGAGCTGGATCGCCGTAAGCCGGGCACCAGTCGCCATGTCACCCAGCGTAAGGAACCCGACCAGGTCGAGATCCTGTCTGGCGTATTCGAAGGCAAGACCACCGGCCACCCCATCGCCCTGCTGATTCGCAATACTGACCAGCGCAGCCAGGATTACGGCAAGATCGTCGAGACCTTCCGTCCCGGCCATGCCGATTACACCTACTGGCACAAATACGGCATCCGCGACTACCGCGGCGGTGGCCGCTCCTCCGCCCGCGAAACCGCCGTGCGCGTGGCAGCCGGTGCCATTGCCAAGAAATGGCTCAACGAGAAGTTCGGTATCGTGATCCGTGGTTACATGAGCCAGATCGGCGAAGTCGCCATTCCGTTCAAAGCTTGGGAACACGTCAGCGAAAACCCGTTCTTTGCACCCAATGACGAGATCGTGCCGCAGCTCGAAGCCTATATGGACACGATCCGCGCAGAACGCGACTCGATTGGTGCGCGTATCGAAGTGGTGGCAGAAAATGTACCCGTGGGCTGGGGCGAACCGGTTTACGACCGGCTGGATGCCG
The nucleotide sequence above comes from Chitinimonas sp. BJYL2. Encoded proteins:
- a CDS encoding LysR substrate-binding domain-containing protein — protein: MQDLNDLHYFARVVEAGGFAAAGRLLGMPKSTLSRRVAELEARLGVRLLHRTTRKLVLTEVGERFHQHCLAMLLEADAAEEAVAALSAEPRGRLRVSCPVSLAQTQLTSVVPGFLALYPKVRLEVLLTNRRVDVIEEGVDIALRVRAPGDEDASLVARRLRRAESILVAHPHLLAGRVLDTPEQLAELPSLGALDMDRRTRWPLQGPNGHRVEVVTEPRLGADDFILRKAGALAALGVTMLPEVYCEEELAAGTLVRVLPGWHMPEAWLQAVYAHRRGLLPAVRCFVDYLVEVFGKDADRLV
- the aroC gene encoding chorismate synthase encodes the protein MPGSTLGLLFTVTSFGESHGPGIGCVVDGCPPGLSISEADIQLELDRRKPGTSRHVTQRKEPDQVEILSGVFEGKTTGHPIALLIRNTDQRSQDYGKIVETFRPGHADYTYWHKYGIRDYRGGGRSSARETAVRVAAGAIAKKWLNEKFGIVIRGYMSQIGEVAIPFKAWEHVSENPFFAPNDEIVPQLEAYMDTIRAERDSIGARIEVVAENVPVGWGEPVYDRLDADIAYAMMSINAVKGVEIGDGFGVVAQRGSVHGDELTPEGFASNHAGGVLGGISTGQDITASIAIKPTSSIPQERKSINKDGESVMMQTTGRHDPCVGIRATPIAEAMMALVLMDHALRHRAQNADVQVDTPRIAGKRR
- a CDS encoding FMN-dependent NADH-azoreductase, with the translated sequence MKLLHIDSSILGDHSASRQLSREAVEAWRVAEPTAIVSYRDLAADAPNFLSGLSLAANATPAELRDAAQKHEAALSEQILNEFLAADAIVIGAPMYNFSIPSQLKAWIDRIAVAGKTFRYGPNGPEGLAGGKKVIIVSTAGGQHAGQPTAAAHDEYLKLVLQFVGITDITIVHAHGLAMGPAARDAGIAHARAQLTAVFDAVTI